One Deltaproteobacteria bacterium DNA window includes the following coding sequences:
- the recO gene encoding DNA repair protein RecO has protein sequence MPGPVITRALVARLVDYGEADRVCTLICEGPGKVSALARGARSSRRRFGGALGPFVLGEAALKTPRRGELWSVERFESLEDLGRGIAGDVVKLAHGSYVLELARELSPPGVPEPEVFALVLEVLRAFEGRPPSPTLLRCYELRLLEALGVAPELEACTVCGGAAEEEPVAFSLRQGGVVCGRCSGEGLQVPGAALSLLRALRRAPAEAAARLQPEASAARGARELMLHVVRQHLTGELKSLAFITQLAGR, from the coding sequence ATGCCGGGCCCGGTCATCACGCGCGCCCTGGTCGCGCGACTCGTGGACTACGGCGAGGCGGACCGTGTGTGCACCCTGATCTGCGAAGGGCCGGGAAAGGTCTCGGCCCTCGCCCGGGGGGCGCGCAGCAGTCGGCGGCGCTTCGGCGGCGCGCTGGGTCCCTTCGTGCTGGGGGAGGCGGCGCTCAAGACCCCACGCCGTGGCGAGCTCTGGAGCGTCGAGCGCTTCGAGAGCCTGGAGGACCTGGGGCGGGGGATCGCGGGCGACGTGGTCAAGCTGGCCCACGGCAGCTACGTTCTGGAGCTCGCGCGGGAGCTCTCTCCCCCCGGTGTGCCCGAGCCGGAGGTGTTCGCGCTGGTCCTCGAGGTGCTACGAGCCTTCGAGGGGCGCCCGCCCTCGCCGACCCTGCTGCGCTGCTACGAGCTCCGGCTCCTCGAGGCGCTCGGCGTCGCGCCGGAGCTCGAGGCCTGCACCGTGTGCGGCGGCGCGGCCGAGGAGGAGCCGGTCGCTTTCAGCCTCCGGCAGGGGGGCGTCGTTTGCGGTCGCTGCAGCGGCGAGGGCCTGCAGGTGCCGGGTGCTGCGCTGTCCCTTCTCCGTGCGCTGCGGCGTGCTCCCGCGGAGGCGGCGGCCCGGCTGCAGCCTGAGGCTTCGGCCGCCCGTGGCGCGAGGGAGCTGATGCTCCACGTCGTGCGCCAGCACCTGACCGGCGAGCTCAAGTCTCTCGCGTTCATCACGCAACTGGCGGGCCGTTGA
- a CDS encoding pyruvate, phosphate dikinase, with product MGTTQYVYTFGAGKAEGSAEMKNLLGGKGANLAEMTNLGIPVPPGFTITTELCTYYYAHGQKYPPELRPSVERAMAFVEGIIGKRFGDAKNPLLVSVRSGARSSMPGMMDTVLNLGLNDTTVEALVARTGNARFAYDSYRRFVAMYGDVVLGLKPEAKGEEDPFEVILHEKKRERGVRFDSELEAEDLKDLVLRFKSEIKRRIGRDFPEDPIEQLWGAVGAVFGSWNNKRAIEYRRMYKIPDDWGTAVNVQAMVFGNTGETSGTGVAFTRDPATGEKVFYGEFLVNAQGEDVVAGIRTPQPIEQLKGLMPKPYAELVEIYGRLERHYKDMQDMEFTVEEGRLWMLQTRTGKRTGVAAVRIAVEMVEEGIIDARRAIQRIEPEQLTQLLAPEFDEQAKRDAHTAGRVLAKGLPAGPGAATGRIVFSAPDAVAWARKGERVLLVRIETSPEDIAGMNAAQGILTAQGGMTSHAALVARQMGKVCVAGCTALEISYAQGKLTVGGRTLKEGDWLSIDGTTGEVIEGKIQTQPSEILQVTIERTLKPEASAKYQRFAKLMAWADEFRRLKVRANADQPDQAQQSIAFGAEGIGLCRTEHMFFGGDRIQAVRQMILADDEAGRRAALAKLQPMQRQDFEGIFRAMAGRPVTVRLLDPPLHEFLPQKREDMEQLAQEMKITVEELEHRNHALHEFNPMLGHRGCRLGITYPEIYGMQVQAILEAACTMQREGVAVHPEIMIPLTGHVTEMKIMRELVDSIAQKTMAEQRVQVQYQVGTMIELPRACLVADGLAQHAEFFSFGTNDLTQTTYGISRDDGGRFLPSYIESGIYKVDPFVSIDQEGMGQLMELAVRKGRGVRSTLKVGICGEHGGEPESVGFCHRLGFDYVSCSAFRVPVARLAAAQAALAERA from the coding sequence ATGGGCACGACTCAGTACGTCTACACGTTCGGAGCGGGCAAGGCGGAGGGCAGCGCGGAGATGAAGAACCTTCTCGGCGGCAAGGGGGCGAACCTGGCCGAGATGACGAACCTCGGGATTCCGGTTCCTCCCGGGTTCACCATCACCACCGAGCTCTGCACCTATTACTATGCGCACGGGCAGAAGTACCCGCCGGAGCTCCGTCCCTCCGTCGAGCGCGCGATGGCCTTCGTCGAGGGGATCATCGGCAAGCGCTTCGGCGACGCCAAAAACCCGCTCCTCGTCTCCGTGCGGTCGGGGGCACGCTCCTCGATGCCGGGGATGATGGACACGGTCCTCAACCTCGGACTGAACGACACCACGGTCGAGGCGCTGGTCGCGCGCACGGGCAACGCCCGCTTCGCCTACGACAGCTACCGGCGCTTCGTGGCCATGTACGGCGACGTTGTGCTCGGCCTGAAGCCCGAGGCCAAGGGAGAGGAGGATCCCTTCGAGGTCATCCTTCACGAGAAGAAGCGCGAACGGGGCGTTCGCTTCGACAGCGAGCTGGAGGCGGAGGACCTGAAGGACCTCGTTCTCCGCTTCAAGTCGGAGATCAAGCGGCGCATCGGTCGCGACTTTCCCGAGGATCCGATCGAGCAGCTCTGGGGCGCGGTGGGGGCGGTCTTCGGTTCGTGGAACAACAAGCGGGCCATCGAGTACCGCCGGATGTACAAGATCCCCGACGACTGGGGCACGGCAGTCAACGTGCAGGCCATGGTCTTCGGCAACACGGGAGAGACCTCGGGGACGGGCGTCGCCTTCACGCGTGACCCGGCGACGGGAGAGAAGGTCTTCTACGGCGAGTTCCTGGTGAACGCGCAGGGCGAGGACGTGGTGGCGGGGATCCGGACCCCCCAGCCGATCGAGCAGCTCAAGGGCTTGATGCCGAAGCCCTACGCGGAGCTGGTCGAGATCTACGGCCGGCTCGAGCGCCACTACAAAGACATGCAGGACATGGAGTTCACCGTCGAGGAAGGGCGCCTCTGGATGCTGCAGACGCGCACCGGCAAGCGCACCGGCGTGGCCGCCGTTCGCATCGCCGTCGAGATGGTGGAGGAGGGGATCATCGACGCCCGCCGCGCCATCCAGCGCATCGAGCCGGAGCAGCTCACGCAGCTCCTCGCGCCGGAGTTCGACGAGCAGGCCAAGCGCGACGCTCACACCGCGGGGCGGGTTCTGGCGAAGGGGCTGCCCGCGGGGCCGGGGGCCGCGACGGGGCGCATCGTCTTTTCGGCACCCGACGCCGTGGCGTGGGCACGGAAGGGGGAGCGCGTGCTCCTCGTCCGCATCGAGACGAGTCCCGAGGACATCGCCGGGATGAACGCGGCCCAGGGGATCCTCACGGCGCAGGGCGGCATGACCTCCCACGCGGCGCTCGTGGCGCGGCAGATGGGCAAGGTGTGCGTCGCGGGGTGCACGGCCCTCGAGATCAGCTACGCCCAGGGGAAGCTGACCGTCGGGGGGCGCACGCTGAAGGAGGGGGACTGGCTCTCCATCGACGGTACGACCGGCGAGGTGATCGAAGGGAAGATCCAGACGCAGCCGTCGGAGATCTTGCAGGTCACGATCGAGCGCACGCTTAAGCCGGAGGCGTCCGCGAAGTACCAGCGCTTCGCCAAGCTGATGGCGTGGGCCGACGAGTTCCGGCGTCTGAAGGTGCGTGCGAACGCCGATCAGCCCGACCAGGCGCAGCAGTCCATCGCCTTCGGTGCGGAGGGCATCGGCCTCTGCCGCACCGAGCACATGTTCTTCGGCGGCGACCGGATCCAGGCCGTGCGCCAGATGATCCTGGCGGACGACGAGGCCGGGCGACGCGCCGCGCTCGCGAAGCTCCAGCCGATGCAGCGGCAGGACTTCGAGGGGATCTTCCGCGCCATGGCGGGGCGTCCGGTCACCGTTCGGCTCCTCGATCCCCCGTTGCACGAGTTCCTGCCGCAGAAGCGCGAGGACATGGAGCAGCTCGCGCAGGAGATGAAGATCACGGTTGAGGAGCTCGAGCATCGCAATCACGCGCTGCACGAGTTCAACCCGATGCTGGGACATCGCGGCTGCCGGCTCGGAATCACCTATCCCGAGATCTACGGCATGCAGGTGCAGGCGATTCTCGAGGCTGCGTGCACGATGCAGCGCGAGGGCGTGGCCGTTCACCCGGAGATCATGATTCCGCTCACGGGACACGTCACCGAGATGAAGATCATGCGCGAGCTCGTGGATAGCATCGCGCAGAAGACGATGGCCGAGCAGCGCGTCCAGGTGCAGTACCAGGTGGGCACGATGATCGAGCTTCCGCGAGCCTGCCTCGTCGCCGACGGCCTGGCGCAGCACGCCGAGTTCTTCTCGTTCGGCACGAACGACCTGACCCAGACGACCTACGGGATCTCGCGTGACGATGGCGGGCGCTTCCTGCCCTCCTACATCGAGAGCGGGATCTACAAGGTAGACCCCTTCGTGAGCATCGATCAGGAGGGGATGGGACAGCTCATGGAGCTGGCGGTGCGCAAGGGGCGCGGGGTGCGAAGCACGCTCAAGGTGGGCATCTGCGGTGAACACGGAGGCGAGCCGGAGTCGGTCGGCTTCTGCCACCGCCTCGGATTCGACTACGTCAGCTGCTCGGCGTTCCGGGTCCCGGTGGCGCGGCTGGCGGCCGCACAGGCCGCCCTCGCCGAGCGCGCGTAG
- a CDS encoding SPOR domain-containing protein — MQDQKRWRDRYQLSLDNRHVFLLFFSSAVVVGLVFALGVLVGKRLAPPAPKPQAADPLALLDQLGSQENPDDRLSFPEALGEGKGAAGNKGRRPKGVSEEAGEKKAPAPVAAAASEEREPERETVRKAKKGETDPAEKPVAKGKTAEVASRREGRLKGAPAAKGKTAAPEELQAASKSGDGHYTLQLSSFQERGEADQFSQKLRKAGLSPQIIPARIPGRGVWYRVRLGNFSSWDAAMTAKQTFEKTQNHIAYVTRHAM, encoded by the coding sequence ATGCAGGACCAGAAGCGGTGGCGCGATCGCTATCAGCTCTCTCTCGACAACCGCCACGTCTTCCTTCTCTTCTTCTCGAGCGCTGTCGTCGTGGGACTGGTCTTCGCGCTCGGGGTGCTCGTGGGAAAGCGCCTCGCCCCTCCGGCCCCGAAGCCGCAGGCGGCCGATCCCCTGGCGTTGCTCGATCAACTCGGCAGCCAGGAGAACCCCGACGACCGCTTGAGCTTTCCCGAGGCGCTCGGGGAAGGGAAGGGCGCTGCGGGGAACAAGGGCAGAAGGCCCAAGGGGGTCTCAGAGGAGGCGGGGGAGAAGAAGGCGCCAGCACCCGTGGCCGCCGCTGCGTCGGAAGAGCGCGAGCCGGAGCGGGAGACCGTGCGCAAGGCGAAGAAGGGTGAGACCGACCCGGCCGAAAAGCCGGTTGCGAAGGGGAAGACCGCCGAGGTCGCCTCGCGGCGCGAGGGGCGGCTCAAGGGCGCGCCGGCGGCAAAAGGCAAGACCGCGGCTCCCGAGGAGCTTCAGGCGGCCTCGAAGTCGGGCGATGGACACTACACGCTGCAGCTCAGCTCCTTCCAGGAGCGTGGCGAGGCGGACCAGTTCAGCCAGAAGCTCCGCAAGGCGGGGCTGAGTCCGCAGATCATCCCGGCGCGCATTCCCGGCCGTGGGGTGTGGTATCGCGTCCGCCTCGGTAACTTCAGCTCCTGGGACGCGGCGATGACGGCGAAA